The nucleotide sequence aatataattttccagaaattataatatacaaaaggataagaaataaaaaagcacTAAtacttaaattaaataatacttAATAGTTCAGCAAATATATATTTGCAACTAACATTTATAGAAAAAGCTACATTGTAAGTCCCAGCAACATAGAATATAAACAAATATgattcactaaaattacatattatttGTGTAATATTATAAGATAAATATATTCATTGCCATTTCCATTTTTCCAatttccatttttttattatttaatatattatatgtattatgtgTACATAAGGTAAAGTCTAAAGTTGACATTGTGAATACAGTGAACTATTATGTTACATgatattttatgtatatatacatacatacgtacaagTTTACATGTATTAAAAACACATTCAAGatagtatatgtatatgaaCATACATACATCTTTAATGATTGAAAGTAATAGATTATAGTTAGAAAAAAAAGGATTTTGCTTGAgcataaatgtaatataaccTACAGTAAAAAAGTACCTTTTTCTGTGGAACATACCACGAGTATAAAATAGGTATATTTGAAAACCATtgatgtatatatttttatatataaaatatatgtggtTACGCGTGAATGTAACATTTTTATtgcatacatacacacacattAAATACTTACTATACGTGGGTATACACGTTTGACTTAAAAATGGATCATATCTCTGACAGTTTTTTATAATACAATACGGGTGTATTCTGTCAAAAGAGATAAGTGCTTGTAGATGGCGACACCTACAATACGTCTATGTATGCACTGAATTGTACTTATTTACATACTTACGTTGCATGTCCATACATGTATTGTAGTAAGTATATATTACGTACAATACAATTTGTATTGCTCATAATTCAAGTACAATACAAAATACATTTATGCTCTTAGCCACTTActaatagaataatatttttctttGGATAAAAACTTACTTTCTTATGTTGATAAGAATTATCTTCGTAAATTGCTTAGAACTAAATACCATATCCAAATATTCACGAAGTATTATTGACACTTCCCTGCTTATTGTTAAACGTATAATTGTACATATGTtcatattttgaatatttacaATTGAAAATACATAAAGCGTTTTGAAAATCAGCCTTATTAAAACATGAACACTAATGTAAATAtgttgaacaaaatgaacagaaatatatacattatcttttcattattgttatataaatttatacgaaacaatttacatattcaaaatattcatttttttatgtacatttacataattaaaaaaatcaAAAAAGCAATGTTAGTAGAAACAATAAAGTATAATGGAATTATCTTTATGGTCTTAGCATAATGTGTTAAAAACTATTAATAGAACTATGTTGTAACAATTTCGTATAAAGTTGGTACTCATAGAAAGCCGGTATAAGGCCCCGATAGAATACACCTGAATACACTACGAGAATGGTGGAAACTAGTACGATTCTGAAGATATGCAAGAAAGGAATAATACTTGTCTGCTATTTCAACAGAGTTGAACAGAGCTTATAAGGTTTCTCAGTGAACAATTAACGAACGACAAAGTTTTCCAAAGAGTATATCGGTTTTATTGGAATCTAATACGCCCGCATGCGTATTAATTACTTCTTTTCGCGAACTCGATCGAAATACATTATCCGACGGGAGAGCACTCTTTGGGCTCCAGAGGAAAGAAAAGTTGTTGTAATGGCTGCCGTGTCATGAAATGAAGGTACCAGCACGGTTTGATCGTTCCACGATGGAGGATAACTCCAGTTCTACATCTCAAAACCATAATGGACAAGAATCTAGTGGTACGAATGTTCCGCTGACAAACAATAAACATCAGAGCTACAGTGACAGCACTAGCGATTCCAAACCACAATACACTATGCCTGGCATTCTACATTTCATTCAGCATGAATGGGCTCGCTTCGAATTTGAAAGATCGCAATGGGAACTTGACAGAGCAGAATTCCAGGTATAAATTTTATCTATTTTTGAAATCCTCAAGATATGTTCGTTTGATTCCCCATAATCCCCTTTCTTATTGTCACTTCATCTGTCATGTGACAGAAACATTGTAAAAACAATCAATTTGCTTATACAGAtagaaaatattgtaatatagttCATGAATTCGTTAAATTACAAATTTGCTGTACACCAAATAAGGTTTCATGTAAACATCTTCTCTTTCATCAAAATCTTGTACCTCCTACAATTGGTTATATTAAATGTCATTGTATAATTGCATTAACATTGTATCATTTCAATTGGATTAATTGCAATACCTATATGTTACACAGTTATGAATTACATATGCTCtatgtttaaattattttatggcAGAAATTAATTGTATGAAACTATCCCTGTATAAGGTGTTCCAAAACATGAGCATAACTTCGGAAATAGATTCAGTATGttaaagtaaaaaaaaagttTATATAAACATATGTCTGATATTATTTTGCTTTCAAATTAGAGCTGTTTTTCTCTTCCAATAATTCTTATGACATTGTTGACTGCTTTTTTCTATACACAATCTCATCTCATATATGACCATCTTGTCTACTATAGTATGTAAACACTGCTCTATAATTTGTTTCAAttagttttatattaattttgttgGTGATAGCAACATGTATGAAAATTTTCTAACAGATTTCTGTGATAATTTACGTtgataattaacaaaataattAGATGACaggtataatataaaaacagctataatttgaaaataaagtCGTATCAGGCATATGTTTATATGAATTTTTTTGCTTATTCTAGCATATTGAATCCACTTCTGAAGTTATAAACATATGTTTTAAAGCACTTTGTATATAGTTTTACTTTTTTTATCTCAATTAGGTGATACAATGttaaacattattatttttaatatatgttTATACAAAGTATCCTAATTTAGGAATATTTATTCATAGGCTAGAATAGCTTTTTTAAAAGGTGAAAGAAAAGGAcaggaaaaattaaaaaatgacttAGTAAGAAGAATAAAAATGTTAGAATATGCATTGAAACAAGAAAGGTGAGATATTTTTTTACATATATTCATTACGATATCATCGTCATATTAATTCTAACTATACAGACATCTGtcatttcttttgcagagcAAGGTATCATAAGCTGAAATATGGAACTGATCTGGTGACTCAAGGAGATGTAAAGCCTCCTGTTTATGAAGAAGGTAGTAGTACTTGTGTTAACTCAGAAGTTGGAGGAGATGGTGATGGAGAAGCTCCATTTACTTCAGTCAGCAACATTAGTTGGAAACAAGGTCGCCAAATTTTGAGACAGTAAGTGAATgacatttaaaaatattctgTTTAACAAATAGTACCAACTTTATTACTGCTAAGAATCTACAATGGAATTGTTATTTTAGATATTTACAAGAGATTGGTTACACTGATACAATAATAGATGTACGATCAAACAGAGTAAGATCTTTACTTGGCTTAAATAATAATACAGACTCAGAAGATATGAATCCTCCTGCATTAAATGATAAgaatgtatctaaaccatcaaATAAAGAATATCGAATGGAAACTTGTATCCGCAACTTTCCAAAACCAAAAGATGAGGTAaataatatatcattattaatatatcacaattaatATAAGTTACAAAAGGTACAAAAGGTAGtaagattatttatttttttatgtaaACAGACAGAAGAAATAATGATAGATACTGAAGCAGCTTTTATGGAAAAATTTGAGCTTCTGGCTCGGCAAGAGATGGACATAGAAGAAGAAGAGGGAGATGTAGAGGATGATTCTTATGATACAAACATTGCCCTCAAAACAAATAAAGTAATAAAGGTTTCTTATTTTATTGTGTTTTTTGATGAAATATTAATAGTTTTGATAAAATATTGTACTTATTTTCAGTCATCTATGCTTTTAAATGAAGATGTCGATGCCGAGGCTGAAGAAGTATTAAATGAATTAAACCTTCTCACAGAAATTGAAGAATCACCAGCCGGTTCTGTTCATTTAGGTACACATATTAGTAATCGTAACTTCTTGACCTTTTAGCTGCAACGTCGTTTGTAATTTGATTATACAACTTTAATTTAATAGATGTATTACtaaaaatatcataataatcTTCACAGACGCAATACATAAAGGTTTACAACCTGATCTAAGGTGTCCAAATAAAGAAGGAGATTCCACATTGGAATTGGGGGAATTAGAACTATTGTGTGTTAACAATGATCCAGAAACATCATACGATGTGAGCTATGTTATTTACCTTTGTTTCTGTTGTAATTTATACACGTACACGCGAAAAATATTCCTTATACTTATATTAAGATTTAACATCAAGTGTTTATTTACGTAGATGGTAGCTGCAACGAAGGAAACTTTCAGAAAAACTTGGAACGCAAAATATACGTTGCGATCTCATTTCGATGCTGTTCGAGCACTTGTCTTCCACCCCACAGAAGCTGTTCTTATAACCGCAAGCGATGACCATACCCTGAAATTATGGAATCTTCATAAGACTTTACCTGCAAAGAAGTATAATACCTAAAATTTAATGTGAATTTTATTTCACAATGATATCCGGATGATCTAAATTCTTTTTTTTGGATTACAGATCAGCTTCATTAGATGTCGAACCACTATATACATTTAGATCGCACACTGGTCCAGTCCTATGTTTAGCTATGTGTAGCACAGGAAATCAATGTTATAGTGGTGGTTTAGACGGTATGATTCATTGTTGGACACTACCATCGGCTAACATAGATCCATATGATTCCTATGAACCAAGTGTCCTTAGCCAAACATTAAAGGGACATACAAATGCAGTTTGGGGTTTAAGTATGTATCAACCACGATCGCAATTGTTATCGATTAGCGCCGATGGAACTGTCAAATTGTGGAGTCCACAAAGCAAATCTCCCCTACTTCATACATATGTCTCTGAGCAAGGTAGGGTATCcttgttaatgtaaaaatttactgttttcatcgaaatcaaacatgatattttacaaaattatacatacacatatcTCGTTGTAGATGGCATACCGACTTCAGTAGATTTCATAAGAGATGAGCCGCATAAATTAGTTGTAGCTTATGAGGGAGCGTGTGTGGTGTTTGATACAGAAACTGGCGAAAGCGTAGCTCGTCTCGAAGCCAATGAAACAAAGGGTTTTAACCGTGTTGTGGCCCATCCAACATTACCGTTAGTCGTTGCTGCACACGAAGATCGACATATTAGATTTTATGATCATCGATCAGCTACTCTTGCTCATGCCATGGTTGCTCATTTGGATGCAGTCACTAGTCTTGCTGTAGATCCTCATGGTTTATATTTACTTTCAGGAAGTGAGTAATAGTTCAATGtgcaagaaaatcgaagtttgaGTATATTTAATGCAACTAACGATTAATGATTGAGGAAAACAAGTCTCGATCGATTATCAACGTATCCTATATTTCATAAATTCCATTCATTTTGGCTTGCAGGTCACGATTGCAGTATAAGATTATGGAATATGGATAATAAGACTTGTGTTCAGGAGATAACAGCACACCGTAAGAAGTTTGACGAAAGTATTTTAGACGTAGCATTTCATCCATCGCGACCTTTTATAGCGAGCGCAGGGGCCGATGCTCTTGCCAAAGTGTATGTGTGAGATGTAAATTAAGGTACACAATTTCTACTATTGACATGCATCAGATGGAACAGATTTTGTACTCATTCTTTCTAGATAGTTTTACCTGCACGTGTTACACTTCCAATTTTGTTGTAACTTATATTGCTCTACTTAAAGTACCATTCTAGGAAATATCAGATCGGGCATATAGATATAGCTGTgttaatgaaagaaattgaaatttgcACATAACCCTTGTCCGCGGAAATTGATaaaaaagaacaataaaaatTCGAATATAAAACGCTGAATATTGATGAAATCTTTATTAAGTAGCTACATTGTTTGGAATAGCGGAAGGGGTCTGTCTTGTAGAATATTAGTTAACATAGTTCTAATAATTAGACAAAGAAAACACCCCTTACCCAAAATCCAGGAAGCACACTGCCGCAGTAG is from Megalopta genalis isolate 19385.01 chromosome 12, iyMegGena1_principal, whole genome shotgun sequence and encodes:
- the Cka gene encoding connector of kinase to AP-1 gives rise to the protein MKVPARFDRSTMEDNSSSTSQNHNGQESSGTNVPLTNNKHQSYSDSTSDSKPQYTMPGILHFIQHEWARFEFERSQWELDRAEFQARIAFLKGERKGQEKLKNDLVRRIKMLEYALKQERARYHKLKYGTDLVTQGDVKPPVYEEGSSTCVNSEVGGDGDGEAPFTSVSNISWKQGRQILRQYLQEIGYTDTIIDVRSNRVRSLLGLNNNTDSEDMNPPALNDKNVSKPSNKEYRMETCIRNFPKPKDETEEIMIDTEAAFMEKFELLARQEMDIEEEEGDVEDDSYDTNIALKTNKSSMLLNEDVDAEAEEVLNELNLLTEIEESPAGSVHLDAIHKGLQPDLRCPNKEGDSTLELGELELLCVNNDPETSYDMVAATKETFRKTWNAKYTLRSHFDAVRALVFHPTEAVLITASDDHTLKLWNLHKTLPAKKSASLDVEPLYTFRSHTGPVLCLAMCSTGNQCYSGGLDGMIHCWTLPSANIDPYDSYEPSVLSQTLKGHTNAVWGLSMYQPRSQLLSISADGTVKLWSPQSKSPLLHTYVSEQDGIPTSVDFIRDEPHKLVVAYEGACVVFDTETGESVARLEANETKGFNRVVAHPTLPLVVAAHEDRHIRFYDHRSATLAHAMVAHLDAVTSLAVDPHGLYLLSGSHDCSIRLWNMDNKTCVQEITAHRKKFDESILDVAFHPSRPFIASAGADALAKVYV